Part of the Amycolatopsis lurida genome is shown below.
GCCCGCCGAACAGCGGGCGAACGATGCCCACGGCCGCCACCGCCACCAGGACTTCGACGAGTCTCAACCCGTCCAGCAGCCCGTCGCCCATCGCGACGCCGAGACCGAGCAAGGCCAGCGCGACGAAGAGCCGTTCCAGCTGATCGCCGAATTCGTGCAGCACCCCGTGGTACTCGTGCGACCGCTCGCTGGCGCGGATGGTCGCGGCCGCGGTGAACACCGCGACGAAGCCGATGCCGCCCAGCCATTCGCAGAGCGCGAAGGGGAGGAACGCGATGGCCAGCACCACCAGGCCGTCGGAGTATTCACCCAGGCGCAGCCTGTCATGCTGCACCCGGAACATCAGCCAGGACAGCAACCGGCCGCAGACGAGGCCGACCAGGACGGCGACCGCGAGCGGGATCACGACCTCGGTCAGCAGCCACGGCACGGGGGACGTACTCGCCGTTCCGGCCAGTACGAGGGCCAGCAGCACGAACGGCATCGCCAGGCCGTCGTTCAGCCCGGCTTCCGAGGTCAGCGTGAACCTGATTTCGTTGTCCGAGCCCCGCCCGTCGTCGGTATGCGGCGCGGGCACCTGGACGTCGCTCGCCAGCACCGGGTCGGTCGGCGACAGCACGGCTCCCAGCAGCAGCGCGGCGGCGGGGGACAGGGCGAGCGCCCACCAGCCGAGCAGGGCGACCGCGCCGACCGACAGCGGCAGAGTGATCGCCAGCAGCCGCCATGTCGAGCTCCACGACCGCCAGCCGAACAACCGGTCGGATTTCAGTCCCGCGCCGACCAGCGACACGAGCACACCGAGCTCGGTGATCACTTCGACGGCGCCCACATGCGACCGCGGATCGAGGACACCCTGGCCATAGGGGTGTCCGAACGGGAGCAGTCCGAAAACGAGCCCGCCCATCAGAAGGACCAGCGGCATCGACAGCGCGCGTTCGTGCAAGAGGTTCGGCAGCACGGCGGCGCACAACGCCAGAATGCCTGCCCCGGCGAGCAAGATCTCCATTCGCGCGGAGTACCCGGCCCGCGCCTCCGGCAACCGGGCGAGGTTCAGCCGCTCACTTCAAGTCCTTTATGGACCGTCAGGGCGACGCCGGTGGCCAGCCGGTACGGCCGCGTGTCCACAATGGCGCCGAGCAGCCGTCGCAGCCGGGAGACCTCGGCGCGGACGGTGACGAGATGTTCTGCGTCGCCGTAAAGCGCCCGGCTGAGCGCCTCGGCCGAAAGCCCGGCCGTTCCCGCCGTGTTGAGGTGCACCAGGATCTCCGCGTGCCGGGGCGTCACCGTGCGGACCCAGCCGACGTCGCCCGACGCCATCCGCAGCATCGGCGCGTGGCCGAGTTCGAGATCCAGCCGGACGCGGCGCGCGGTGTCGGCGGGGCGGACGAGCCAGCCTTCGGCCAGCCGTTCGGGCAGGCAGGCGCCGAGGCCCGGCACGGCCAGGATCTGTCCTTCCGCGGGCGCGGCGATTCGCGCGCCGGAGGCGACCCCGGCGGAGTGGGCCACCCAGCCGTCGTCGTCCACCAGCAGTACCGGGCCGCCCACGCCGGTCACCACCGGTTCGGCGGTCCGGCGCAACCGG
Proteins encoded:
- a CDS encoding cation:proton antiporter, whose protein sequence is MEILLAGAGILALCAAVLPNLLHERALSMPLVLLMGGLVFGLLPFGHPYGQGVLDPRSHVGAVEVITELGVLVSLVGAGLKSDRLFGWRSWSSTWRLLAITLPLSVGAVALLGWWALALSPAAALLLGAVLSPTDPVLASDVQVPAPHTDDGRGSDNEIRFTLTSEAGLNDGLAMPFVLLALVLAGTASTSPVPWLLTEVVIPLAVAVLVGLVCGRLLSWLMFRVQHDRLRLGEYSDGLVVLAIAFLPFALCEWLGGIGFVAVFTAAATIRASERSHEYHGVLHEFGDQLERLFVALALLGLGVAMGDGLLDGLRLVEVLVAVAAVGIVRPLFGGLALLGGGATRPAATAIAFFGIRGIGSLYYLSYALGHGDFPMADSLWRVTALTIAVSVLVHGLLSGPVMRKLEDRGMQNFENG